In Micromonospora sp. LH3U1, one genomic interval encodes:
- a CDS encoding heme-degrading domain-containing protein yields the protein MSADRDPWPTLDELLREESELELAGLSETDAYELGMLAVAAASEQRLPVSVGVWRAGRQLFHCGLPGSTADNDGWLRRKGRVVMRFEHSSLYMARLCQDKQVTLTEKFGLPASRYAAAGGAVPLRVRGTGVVGWVGVSGLPQLDDHRFVVDILRKLPR from the coding sequence ATGTCAGCTGACCGTGACCCGTGGCCGACGTTGGACGAGCTGCTGCGCGAGGAGAGCGAGCTGGAGCTGGCGGGCCTGTCCGAGACGGACGCGTACGAGCTGGGAATGCTCGCCGTCGCCGCCGCGAGTGAGCAGCGGCTGCCGGTGTCGGTGGGGGTGTGGCGGGCCGGACGCCAGCTGTTCCACTGTGGCCTGCCGGGGTCGACGGCGGACAACGACGGTTGGCTGCGCCGCAAGGGGCGGGTGGTGATGCGGTTCGAGCACTCGTCGCTGTACATGGCCCGGTTGTGCCAGGACAAGCAGGTCACGCTGACGGAGAAGTTCGGTCTGCCGGCCTCGCGGTACGCGGCGGCCGGTGGCGCGGTGCCGCTGCGCGTTCGCGGCACCGGCGTGGTGGGCTGGGTCGGTGTCTCCGGACTACCGCAGCTGGACGACCACCGCTTCGTCGTCGACATCCTGCGCAAGCTCCCCCGCTAG
- a CDS encoding SDR family NAD(P)-dependent oxidoreductase → MTVDNITENGQDGIDRSRLEACLSVFEALEALPPDHPDVVRVQRATARLYKVIKQRRREERRDALLAADRAVTEATATGAPGRIDDETQGIPLASSAAGETAGFLHNPRGCYVCKQRYREVDAFYHQLCPSCAALNRERRDARTDLTGRRALLTGGRAKIGMYIALRLLRDGAHTTVTTRFPHDAVRRFAAMPDSGDWLHRLRIVGIDLRDPAQVIALADSVSSQGPLDILINNAAQTVRRSPGAYAQLIAAEAAALPDGPLPELITFAKPDGQSGPVGSLTAGPQSTALTPHALTALALTSGSASPERIAASTAIDAGGLVPDLDSVNSWVQRVQEVDPVELLEVQLCNVTAPFVLVSRLRPAMAAARARRKYVVNVSAMEGQFGRGYKGPGHPHTNMAKAALNMLTRTSAEEMLTDGILMTSVDTGWITDERPHPTKMRLADEGFHAPLDLVDGAARVYDPIVRGEQGEDLYGCFLKDYAPCAW, encoded by the coding sequence ATGACGGTGGACAACATTACCGAAAACGGTCAAGATGGCATTGACCGAAGCCGGCTGGAGGCCTGCCTCAGCGTCTTCGAGGCGCTGGAGGCCCTGCCCCCCGACCACCCCGACGTGGTGCGGGTGCAGCGAGCCACCGCCCGGCTCTACAAGGTGATCAAGCAGCGGCGACGTGAGGAACGGCGAGATGCTCTCCTCGCGGCCGACCGCGCGGTGACGGAGGCCACCGCCACCGGCGCTCCCGGGCGGATCGACGACGAGACCCAGGGCATCCCGCTCGCGTCCTCCGCCGCCGGTGAGACGGCGGGCTTCCTGCACAATCCGCGCGGCTGCTACGTCTGCAAGCAGCGCTACCGCGAGGTGGACGCCTTCTACCACCAACTCTGCCCGTCCTGCGCCGCGCTCAACCGGGAACGCCGCGACGCCCGTACCGACCTGACCGGCCGGCGCGCGCTGCTCACCGGCGGCCGGGCCAAGATCGGCATGTACATCGCGCTGCGGCTGCTGCGCGACGGCGCACACACGACGGTGACCACGCGGTTCCCGCACGACGCGGTCCGCAGGTTCGCCGCGATGCCCGACAGCGGGGACTGGCTGCACCGCCTGCGCATCGTCGGGATCGACCTGCGCGACCCCGCCCAGGTGATCGCCCTCGCCGACTCGGTCAGCAGCCAGGGCCCCCTCGACATCCTGATCAACAACGCGGCGCAGACCGTTCGCCGCTCCCCCGGGGCGTACGCGCAGCTCATCGCCGCGGAGGCCGCGGCCCTGCCGGACGGACCACTGCCGGAGCTGATCACGTTCGCGAAGCCGGACGGCCAGAGCGGCCCGGTGGGCAGTCTGACCGCCGGCCCGCAGTCGACCGCGCTCACCCCGCACGCGCTCACCGCGCTGGCACTCACCAGCGGCTCCGCCTCACCGGAACGGATCGCGGCGTCCACGGCCATCGACGCCGGGGGGCTCGTGCCGGACCTCGACTCGGTCAACAGTTGGGTCCAGCGGGTGCAGGAGGTCGACCCGGTCGAGCTGCTCGAAGTGCAGCTGTGCAACGTCACCGCGCCGTTCGTTCTGGTCAGCCGGCTGCGCCCGGCGATGGCCGCGGCGCGGGCCCGCCGCAAGTACGTGGTGAACGTGTCGGCGATGGAGGGGCAGTTCGGCCGCGGCTACAAGGGGCCGGGGCACCCGCACACCAACATGGCCAAGGCCGCGCTGAACATGCTGACCCGCACCAGCGCCGAGGAGATGTTGACCGACGGCATCCTGATGACCAGCGTCGACACCGGCTGGATCACCGACGAACGTCCCCACCCGACGAAGATGCGGCTGGCGGACGAGGGTTTCCACGCCCCGCTGGACCTGGTCGACGGCGCGGCCCGGGTGTACGACCCGATCGTCCGCGGCGAGCAGGGCGAGGACCTGTACGGCTGTTTCCTGAAGGACTACGCGCCCTGCGCCTGGTGA
- a CDS encoding BTAD domain-containing putative transcriptional regulator yields the protein MQITTLGPFAVDGQPVRGERLAAVIRALVDARGRAVSTSLLVDAVWDGAPPDDATGAVQALVSRVRRLGLPVVAVPGGYRLPAEEVTVDAVEARALIDQARTVLRRGDVRAARSVADQARGLFPEVPELVTAEDTRLFADVAALRAQAALAGAGPFDEADLSRLVARTPPDEPSAALLVRVLAAQGREAEALEVVERLRAELADRYGTDPSPVITQVHLALLRGELTTPVAQAPPRQPTRIALPTAWRRPMTALVGRERDVETVGEALTSAALVTIVATGGAGKTRLAAEVTRRAAASGQSVRVIELAGLRSPDEVLPTVLAALGGADTSATGGNLGLERRVLSPEERLRAVAPDLDGLVVLDNCEHVLDAVATVVADLVAVTSPEVTVLATSRAPLGLAGELVHRLTALPDTDALALVESRARAGGAVPTWDTERVLALCHRLDNLPLALELAAARLRHMPIDDVLAGLSDRFALLDDALRGLPERHASLWAMVDWSRELLTAGDRELLQRVAAIPAPFTADLAAAVAQTPDVRRGLATLVEQSLLTLVEGDGPPRYRMLETVREYGEARLDAADARGPAMAGLVGWAREQAVALAGRFVGPGQVEALRRCTAEQDNLVAGLRWALREDDEPASVDVATALFHLWSVRGLHLEVLAWARGLLNVDDPERRLRSAILRGRASGRPLPNADRLAWTCVVISVNAGISADLRPAVLARRALRTLQAERPAEVSPRLTALASAFPGFDASDLEQSMKSATEMIAHPDPYVQGLGLFARAAVRENSGLPEASISDAEQAYHRFEVAGDHWGMAMAAGAVGQFLIPGGEARSAEWLKRSVQHMELVGAAQDARSIRVRLDVQLALTGDADAERRLSETATLGQAEHTDAAQALLGLAHLAWQRERYDEVLAHADEVTRILAGWAGPPPQPRVMLRAAVAVLYLRVAQERRVSGNDAAVQAATMLSLARDDALTSKDLPVIGAWASGGAELAAYRDDVSTARELAALSKRIGTHIEMFFPTGTGERLSAVLGDEEQREPLLAAWRERPPAVAVTRIRELMDDLLA from the coding sequence GTGCAGATCACCACCCTCGGTCCATTCGCCGTCGACGGCCAGCCCGTTCGGGGCGAACGGCTCGCGGCGGTGATCCGCGCGCTCGTCGACGCGCGTGGGCGGGCGGTCTCCACGAGCCTGCTCGTGGACGCCGTGTGGGACGGCGCGCCACCCGACGACGCGACTGGCGCCGTCCAGGCGCTCGTGTCCCGGGTGCGCCGTCTCGGGCTGCCCGTGGTCGCGGTGCCGGGCGGATACCGTCTGCCCGCCGAGGAGGTCACCGTCGACGCGGTCGAGGCGCGCGCGCTCATCGACCAGGCGCGGACCGTGCTCCGACGCGGTGACGTCCGTGCCGCCCGCAGCGTGGCCGATCAGGCGCGTGGGCTGTTCCCCGAGGTTCCGGAGCTGGTCACCGCCGAGGACACGCGCCTGTTCGCGGACGTCGCCGCCCTGCGCGCGCAGGCGGCACTCGCTGGCGCGGGCCCGTTCGACGAGGCCGACCTGAGCCGGCTCGTCGCGCGTACGCCGCCCGACGAGCCGTCCGCCGCCCTGCTCGTCCGGGTGCTCGCCGCCCAGGGGCGGGAGGCGGAGGCACTGGAGGTGGTCGAGCGACTCCGGGCCGAACTGGCCGACCGGTACGGCACCGACCCGTCGCCCGTGATCACACAGGTCCACCTGGCGCTGCTGCGCGGCGAGCTGACCACCCCGGTCGCCCAGGCGCCGCCCCGGCAGCCGACGCGGATCGCCCTGCCCACCGCCTGGCGCCGGCCGATGACCGCCCTCGTCGGCCGGGAGCGGGACGTCGAGACCGTGGGCGAGGCCCTCACCAGTGCGGCCCTGGTGACGATCGTGGCGACCGGTGGCGCGGGTAAGACCCGGCTCGCCGCCGAGGTGACGCGCCGCGCGGCGGCGTCCGGGCAGTCGGTACGCGTGATCGAACTCGCCGGCCTGCGCTCGCCCGACGAGGTGCTGCCCACGGTGCTCGCGGCGCTCGGGGGCGCGGACACCTCGGCAACCGGCGGCAACCTCGGCCTTGAGCGGCGGGTGCTCAGCCCCGAGGAGCGGCTACGCGCGGTCGCACCCGACCTCGACGGGTTGGTCGTGCTGGACAACTGCGAACACGTGCTCGACGCGGTAGCGACCGTCGTGGCGGACCTGGTCGCGGTGACCTCGCCGGAGGTCACGGTGCTCGCGACGAGCCGCGCCCCGCTGGGCCTGGCCGGCGAGCTGGTCCATCGGCTGACCGCGTTGCCGGACACCGACGCGCTCGCCCTGGTCGAGTCCCGGGCGAGGGCCGGAGGTGCGGTGCCGACCTGGGACACCGAGCGGGTGCTGGCGCTGTGTCACCGCCTCGACAACCTGCCACTGGCACTCGAGCTGGCCGCCGCGCGACTGCGGCACATGCCGATCGACGATGTCCTCGCCGGGCTGAGTGACCGGTTCGCTCTGCTCGACGACGCCCTGCGTGGCCTGCCGGAGCGGCACGCGAGCCTGTGGGCGATGGTCGACTGGAGCAGGGAACTGCTCACCGCGGGCGACCGTGAGTTACTCCAACGGGTCGCGGCCATCCCCGCGCCGTTCACCGCCGACCTCGCCGCTGCGGTCGCGCAGACCCCGGACGTACGGCGCGGCCTGGCGACGCTCGTCGAACAGTCCCTGTTGACCCTGGTCGAGGGGGACGGTCCGCCCCGCTACCGGATGCTCGAGACGGTCCGTGAGTACGGCGAAGCCCGGCTCGACGCGGCGGACGCCCGAGGGCCAGCGATGGCCGGCCTGGTCGGGTGGGCCCGGGAGCAGGCCGTCGCGCTCGCCGGCCGTTTCGTCGGCCCTGGCCAGGTCGAGGCGCTCCGCCGCTGCACCGCCGAGCAGGACAACCTGGTCGCGGGCCTGCGGTGGGCGCTAAGGGAGGACGACGAGCCCGCCTCGGTCGACGTCGCCACCGCGCTGTTCCACCTCTGGTCGGTGCGTGGCCTGCACCTTGAGGTCCTCGCGTGGGCGCGCGGGCTGCTGAACGTCGACGACCCGGAGCGACGCCTGCGGTCGGCGATCCTGCGGGGCAGGGCCAGCGGCCGGCCGCTGCCCAACGCCGACCGTCTCGCCTGGACGTGCGTGGTGATCAGCGTGAACGCCGGCATCAGCGCCGATCTGCGGCCCGCCGTGCTCGCCCGGCGGGCCCTGCGGACGCTCCAGGCCGAACGGCCCGCCGAGGTGTCGCCCCGGCTGACCGCACTCGCGTCGGCGTTCCCCGGCTTCGACGCGTCCGATCTGGAGCAGAGCATGAAGAGCGCGACCGAGATGATCGCGCACCCGGACCCGTACGTGCAGGGCCTCGGGCTGTTCGCGCGCGCGGCGGTACGGGAGAACAGCGGCCTGCCGGAAGCGTCGATCAGTGACGCCGAGCAGGCGTACCACCGCTTCGAGGTTGCCGGTGACCACTGGGGCATGGCGATGGCGGCGGGTGCCGTCGGGCAGTTCCTGATCCCGGGCGGGGAAGCCCGGTCGGCCGAGTGGCTGAAGCGCAGCGTTCAGCACATGGAACTGGTCGGCGCCGCGCAGGACGCGCGGTCGATCCGGGTCCGGCTGGACGTGCAGCTCGCCCTCACCGGCGATGCCGATGCGGAGCGGCGACTGAGTGAGACGGCCACACTGGGCCAGGCCGAGCATACGGACGCCGCACAGGCGCTTCTCGGCCTGGCGCACCTCGCCTGGCAGCGCGAGCGCTACGACGAGGTGCTCGCCCACGCCGACGAGGTGACTCGCATCCTCGCCGGGTGGGCCGGGCCGCCGCCGCAGCCGCGCGTGATGCTCAGGGCCGCGGTGGCGGTCCTCTACCTGCGGGTGGCCCAGGAGCGGCGGGTGTCGGGGAACGACGCCGCCGTCCAGGCGGCCACGATGCTGTCGCTCGCCCGCGACGATGCGCTGACCTCGAAGGACCTGCCGGTGATCGGGGCGTGGGCGTCGGGCGGCGCGGAACTCGCGGCGTACCGGGATGACGTCAGCACCGCCCGCGAACTGGCCGCACTCTCGAAGCGGATCGGCACCCACATCGAGATGTTCTTCCCCACCGGGACCGGCGAACGGCTCAGCGCCGTCCTCGGGGACGAGGAGCAGCGTGAGCCGTTGCTGGCCGCGTGGCGCGAGCGGCCGCCCGCCGTGGCCGTCACCCGGATCCGCGAGCTGATGGACGACCTGCTCGCCTGA
- a CDS encoding ABC transporter permease, producing the protein MSTLVRTDPTTSPVLSTTAPNPRPFRLVRHSLALAKRSLIKTWRTPEALIDVTLQPVLFLIIFVYIFGGAVAGSTHDYLQFLLPGILAQTIATGSIAIGVNLNTDISKGIFDRFRSLPIPRSAPLVGAVLGDVVRYVIVTVSTLAIGYLMGFRIDTDPLRAIAGCLLAVLFALCLSWLPVLVSMKVRTPGAVQGLMFALIMPLSFASNVFVGADTLPGWMQAFVDVNPMTHLVASVRGLFLGTPLGSHVWWTLAWCAGFVAVFMPLALRAYRKRI; encoded by the coding sequence ATGAGCACCCTCGTCCGCACAGACCCCACGACGAGCCCTGTGCTCTCCACAACCGCCCCGAACCCACGGCCGTTCCGGCTGGTCCGGCACTCGTTGGCGCTCGCCAAGCGCAGCCTCATCAAGACCTGGCGTACGCCCGAGGCGCTCATCGACGTCACGTTGCAACCAGTGCTGTTCCTCATCATCTTCGTGTACATCTTCGGCGGCGCGGTCGCCGGATCGACCCACGACTACCTGCAGTTCCTGCTGCCCGGCATCCTGGCGCAGACCATCGCCACCGGCTCCATCGCGATCGGCGTGAACCTCAACACCGACATCTCCAAGGGCATCTTCGACCGGTTCCGGTCACTGCCGATCCCCCGCTCCGCACCACTTGTCGGCGCGGTCCTCGGCGACGTCGTCCGGTACGTGATCGTCACGGTCTCGACCCTCGCGATCGGCTACCTGATGGGCTTCCGGATCGACACCGACCCACTCCGGGCGATCGCCGGGTGTCTGCTCGCGGTGCTGTTCGCGCTGTGCCTCAGCTGGCTGCCGGTGCTCGTATCGATGAAGGTCCGTACCCCGGGTGCGGTGCAGGGCCTGATGTTCGCGCTGATCATGCCGCTGAGCTTCGCGTCGAACGTGTTCGTCGGCGCCGACACCCTGCCGGGTTGGATGCAGGCCTTCGTCGACGTCAATCCGATGACCCACCTGGTGGCGTCGGTGCGCGGACTGTTCCTCGGCACACCGCTCGGCTCACACGTGTGGTGGACGCTCGCCTGGTGCGCCGGTTTCGTGGCGGTGTTCATGCCGCTGGCGCTTCGCGCGTACCGCAAGAGGATCTGA
- a CDS encoding ATP-binding cassette domain-containing protein: protein MTADLVIEAAGLVKNFGKTRALQGVDLAVPRGTVLGVLGPNGAGKTTAVRILSTLLTPDGGTARISGFDVVRDAERVRQSIGLTGQYASVDEDLTGRQNLELFGTLLELGRTGARRRAAELLDWFDLTDAANRQAKTYSGGMRRRLDLAASLVGSPDVIFLDEPTTGLDPAKREDMWDVVRSLVSNGSTVLLTTQYLEEADALADAITVIDHGRVIAHDTPEGLKRVVGGQTLEVRPSDPAQLPRTAAILTQVGSGAQADEIRKGVLAVPVTDDAALTESVARFATAGIAVTELSLHLPSLDEVFFTLTGRTASEDDTTSLKEVAA, encoded by the coding sequence ATGACAGCTGACCTGGTGATCGAGGCCGCGGGCCTCGTCAAGAACTTCGGGAAGACGAGGGCGCTGCAGGGCGTGGACCTCGCCGTGCCCCGGGGGACGGTGCTCGGCGTGCTCGGCCCCAATGGCGCCGGCAAGACCACCGCCGTACGCATCCTCTCCACCCTCCTGACCCCGGACGGCGGCACCGCCCGGATCAGCGGCTTCGACGTGGTACGTGACGCCGAGCGCGTTCGTCAGAGCATCGGGCTCACCGGCCAGTACGCCTCGGTCGACGAGGACCTGACCGGGCGACAGAACCTGGAGCTGTTCGGCACCCTGCTGGAGCTGGGGCGCACCGGCGCCCGGCGACGCGCGGCCGAACTACTCGACTGGTTCGACCTGACCGACGCCGCGAACCGACAGGCCAAGACCTACTCCGGCGGCATGCGGCGACGACTGGACCTGGCCGCCAGCCTCGTCGGCTCCCCCGACGTGATCTTCCTGGACGAGCCGACGACCGGACTCGACCCGGCCAAACGCGAGGACATGTGGGACGTGGTCCGCTCGCTGGTCAGCAACGGCTCCACGGTGCTGCTCACCACGCAGTACCTGGAGGAGGCCGACGCCCTCGCCGACGCGATCACGGTGATCGACCACGGCCGGGTCATCGCGCACGACACACCCGAAGGGCTCAAGCGGGTGGTCGGCGGGCAGACCCTCGAGGTCCGGCCGTCCGACCCGGCGCAGCTGCCCCGGACCGCGGCGATCCTGACCCAGGTCGGCTCCGGCGCGCAGGCCGACGAGATCCGCAAGGGCGTGCTCGCGGTCCCGGTCACCGACGACGCGGCCCTGACCGAAAGCGTCGCGCGGTTCGCCACCGCCGGCATCGCGGTCACCGAACTCTCCCTGCACCTGCCGAGCCTCGACGAGGTGTTCTTCACCCTCACCGGGCGGACCGCATCTGAGGACGACACCACCAGCCTCAAGGAGGTCGCCGCATGA
- a CDS encoding acylase, which translates to MTVSTRLGAAGVVLGLILAGLSGPPAGAHQRDRGYSAEIRRASYGVPHITATSYANLGFGVGYVQAEDNLCVIAEKAVTVSGERSRYFGATGPTDANVRSDLFFRKIIEDRTVERLLDGRRDGVHSPSNDVRDQIRGFVAGYNSYLRRTGAARLTDPACRAKPWVRPLTELDVWRTTWDSMVRAGSGALLDGIVAAAPPTATGPAAVQDAPGAAAVLASVDGAPAGVGSNAYGLGEAATANRGGMVLANPHFPWEGAERFYRMHLKVPGRYDVEGAALIGDPIIEIGHNRTLAWSHTVSTARRFVWHRLALVPGDPTSYYLDGQPRKMTIRTVTVQVPGPNGGTVPVSRTFHDTHFGPVVVVPGSFDWTAATAYAITDINATNNRAFDGWLQMGRAETVRDLKRVLDRYQFLPWVNVIAADARGEALYADHSVVPRVTDALAAACIPAPFQPLYASSGQAVLDGSRSACALGADPDAAVPGILGPANLPVRFRTDYVTNSNDSFWLANPEAPLEGYARIIGDERTPRSLRTRLGLDQVQQRLDGTDGLPGRGFTTDRLWRTVFGNRVYGGELVRDDLVALCTAQPTGTASNGATVDLRAACTTLARWDLHADLDSRGAHLFTEFALANGLRFAEPFAVSDPVHTPHRLDTANPGVRTALADAVQRLAGIPLDARLGDVQTEQRGDRRIPIHGGRAEAGIFNMIVNNRVPGVGYPKVVHGSSFVMAVELGPHGPSGRQILTYSQSTNPNSPWYGDQTALYSGKGWDTIKYTEAQIKADPNLRTYRVVEGRHH; encoded by the coding sequence GTGACAGTATCAACACGCCTCGGCGCGGCGGGGGTGGTCCTGGGCCTGATCCTGGCGGGCCTGAGCGGGCCCCCGGCCGGCGCGCACCAGCGCGACCGGGGCTACTCGGCCGAGATCCGACGCGCGTCGTACGGCGTCCCGCACATCACCGCCACGAGCTACGCCAACCTCGGCTTCGGGGTCGGGTACGTTCAGGCGGAGGACAACCTGTGCGTCATCGCGGAGAAGGCGGTGACGGTCAGCGGCGAGCGCTCCCGCTACTTCGGCGCGACCGGCCCGACCGACGCGAACGTGCGCAGCGACCTGTTCTTCCGCAAGATCATCGAGGATCGGACGGTGGAGCGGCTGCTCGACGGTCGCCGCGACGGCGTGCACTCCCCGTCCAACGACGTCCGTGACCAGATTCGCGGCTTCGTCGCCGGCTACAACTCCTACCTACGCCGCACCGGCGCGGCGAGGCTCACCGACCCGGCGTGCCGGGCCAAGCCGTGGGTACGCCCGCTGACCGAACTGGACGTCTGGCGTACCACCTGGGACAGCATGGTCCGGGCCGGCTCAGGGGCGCTGCTCGACGGGATCGTCGCCGCCGCCCCGCCCACCGCCACCGGCCCGGCGGCCGTCCAGGACGCGCCCGGTGCGGCCGCCGTGCTCGCGTCGGTCGACGGCGCACCCGCCGGGGTGGGCAGCAACGCGTACGGGCTGGGCGAGGCGGCGACCGCCAACCGGGGCGGCATGGTGCTGGCCAATCCGCACTTCCCGTGGGAGGGCGCGGAACGCTTCTATCGCATGCACCTCAAGGTGCCCGGCCGCTACGACGTCGAGGGCGCCGCGTTGATCGGCGACCCGATCATCGAGATCGGGCACAACCGCACCCTCGCCTGGAGCCACACCGTCTCCACCGCTCGCCGGTTCGTCTGGCACCGCCTCGCGCTGGTCCCCGGCGACCCCACCTCCTACTACCTGGACGGTCAACCACGGAAGATGACCATCCGCACCGTCACGGTGCAGGTGCCCGGCCCGAACGGCGGCACGGTGCCGGTCAGCCGGACCTTCCACGACACCCACTTCGGGCCGGTCGTGGTGGTGCCCGGCAGCTTCGACTGGACCGCCGCCACCGCGTACGCCATCACCGACATCAACGCGACCAACAACCGGGCCTTCGACGGCTGGCTGCAGATGGGCCGCGCCGAGACGGTCCGGGACCTCAAGCGCGTACTCGACCGTTACCAGTTCCTGCCCTGGGTCAACGTGATCGCCGCCGACGCCCGTGGCGAGGCGCTCTACGCCGACCATTCGGTCGTGCCCCGGGTGACCGACGCCCTCGCCGCCGCCTGCATTCCGGCACCGTTCCAGCCGCTCTACGCCAGCAGCGGCCAGGCCGTCCTGGACGGCTCCCGGTCGGCCTGCGCGCTCGGCGCCGACCCGGACGCCGCCGTGCCCGGCATCCTCGGCCCCGCGAACCTGCCCGTCCGCTTCCGCACCGACTACGTCACCAACTCCAACGACAGCTTCTGGCTCGCCAACCCCGAGGCCCCGTTGGAGGGCTACGCGCGGATCATCGGCGACGAACGCACCCCCCGCAGCCTGCGTACCCGTCTCGGCCTCGACCAGGTGCAGCAGCGCCTCGACGGCACCGACGGGCTGCCCGGCCGCGGGTTTACCACCGACCGTCTGTGGCGGACCGTCTTCGGCAACCGGGTGTACGGCGGCGAACTGGTCCGCGACGACCTGGTGGCGCTCTGCACCGCCCAGCCGACCGGCACCGCCTCGAACGGCGCGACGGTCGACCTGCGCGCCGCCTGCACGACACTGGCCCGCTGGGATCTGCACGCCGACCTGGACAGCCGCGGCGCACACCTGTTCACCGAGTTCGCCCTGGCCAACGGGCTGCGCTTCGCGGAGCCCTTCGCCGTCAGCGACCCGGTGCACACGCCACACCGGCTCGACACCGCCAACCCGGGCGTACGTACCGCGCTCGCCGACGCCGTACAGCGGCTCGCTGGCATCCCGCTCGACGCGCGTCTCGGCGACGTCCAGACCGAGCAGCGCGGCGACCGGCGTATTCCGATCCACGGCGGGCGCGCCGAGGCCGGCATCTTCAACATGATCGTCAACAACCGGGTGCCCGGCGTCGGCTACCCGAAGGTGGTGCACGGCTCGTCGTTCGTGATGGCCGTGGAGTTGGGCCCGCACGGGCCGTCCGGGCGCCAGATCCTCACCTACTCTCAGTCGACCAACCCGAACTCACCCTGGTACGGCGACCAGACCGCGCTCTACTCGGGCAAGGGTTGGGACACGATCAAGTACACCGAGGCGCAGATCAAGGCGGACCCGAACCTGCGCACCTATCGGGTGGTGGAGGGCCGCCACCACTGA
- a CDS encoding class I SAM-dependent methyltransferase, which yields MSDDAYTFDNGAPDAVPQMHALESFLDPITTRRLARPVLQPGATCWELGAGGGSMARRIARAIGDDGHVLATDIDPTHLVAEGNLHVRRHDVRTEPPPGDAFDLIHARLVLLHLPDRRRVLRTLTGALAPGGWLVVEEFDCTATPRVLTAPTDDAAKLFALVMDAMMGVLEDHGADLGWAQDVHTEMALAGLTDLDTITHSQSWAGGSTGSSLYETNSRQLEPGLLAAGLSPNQLNAFRRLLRDPGFAVMSYHFVSTRGRLPG from the coding sequence ATGAGCGATGACGCGTACACGTTTGACAATGGTGCTCCCGACGCCGTTCCCCAGATGCACGCGCTGGAGTCCTTCCTGGACCCGATCACGACGCGCCGCCTGGCCCGCCCGGTGCTGCAACCGGGGGCGACCTGCTGGGAGCTCGGCGCGGGTGGCGGCTCGATGGCCCGGCGGATCGCCCGCGCGATCGGCGACGACGGTCATGTGCTGGCCACGGACATCGACCCCACGCACCTCGTGGCGGAGGGCAACCTGCACGTACGCCGGCACGACGTCCGCACCGAACCGCCACCCGGAGACGCGTTCGACCTGATCCACGCCCGGCTCGTGTTGCTGCACCTCCCCGATCGACGACGGGTCCTCCGCACGCTCACCGGCGCGCTGGCTCCCGGCGGGTGGCTGGTGGTCGAGGAGTTCGACTGCACCGCGACACCGCGCGTACTGACCGCACCAACCGACGACGCCGCGAAGCTCTTCGCGCTGGTCATGGACGCCATGATGGGTGTCCTGGAGGACCACGGAGCCGACCTCGGGTGGGCGCAGGACGTCCACACCGAGATGGCCCTCGCCGGCCTGACCGACCTGGACACCATCACCCACTCGCAGAGTTGGGCCGGTGGTTCGACCGGATCGTCGCTCTACGAGACGAACTCCCGCCAGTTGGAGCCGGGCCTGCTCGCCGCGGGGCTGTCGCCCAACCAACTGAACGCCTTCCGGCGGCTGCTCCGCGACCCCGGGTTCGCCGTCATGTCGTACCACTTCGTCTCCACGCGGGGCCGCCTACCAGGCTGA
- a CDS encoding ABC transporter ATP-binding protein: MLCVDRLCAGYAGGIVLHEVSLRVRPGSIQAVVGRNGAGKSTLVHTIAGLVRASSGRIEIGGVHVAGRQPHRIAQSGVGLVPQGRRVFSRLTVAEHLVLAAAPWRAPTPGGEGWTVARTLELLPRLAARLRHRGCELSGGEQQMLAIARALLGQPRVLLLDEPCEGLSPDLAARVREIVSGLAADGLTVLLVEQQLQHAIEIADRVAVLEYGRVVYDRPTAEARIDPAPLAAMLSVAAVPPPPASRPLPRLWADTP; encoded by the coding sequence ATGCTGTGTGTGGATCGCCTGTGCGCCGGCTACGCCGGTGGGATCGTGCTGCACGAGGTCAGCCTGCGGGTGCGCCCCGGCAGCATCCAGGCCGTCGTGGGTCGCAATGGGGCGGGCAAGAGCACGCTGGTGCACACGATCGCCGGGCTGGTGCGAGCCTCCAGCGGCCGCATCGAGATTGGCGGCGTGCACGTGGCCGGCCGGCAACCACATCGCATCGCCCAGTCCGGTGTCGGTCTCGTCCCGCAGGGCCGGCGGGTCTTCTCCCGGTTGACCGTGGCCGAGCATCTGGTCCTGGCGGCCGCGCCGTGGCGGGCTCCCACCCCCGGTGGTGAGGGCTGGACGGTGGCTCGGACCCTCGAACTGCTGCCGAGGTTGGCGGCGCGGTTGCGACACCGCGGTTGCGAGCTGTCCGGCGGCGAGCAGCAGATGCTGGCGATAGCCCGTGCGCTCCTCGGCCAACCACGGGTGCTGCTGCTCGACGAACCATGTGAGGGCCTCTCGCCCGACCTGGCGGCGCGGGTTCGCGAGATCGTCAGTGGCCTCGCCGCCGACGGCTTGACCGTGCTCCTCGTGGAGCAGCAGCTCCAACATGCGATCGAGATCGCGGACCGGGTGGCGGTGCTGGAGTACGGCCGGGTGGTCTACGACCGACCGACGGCCGAGGCGCGCATCGATCCGGCCCCACTGGCGGCGATGTTGAGCGTCGCCGCCGTCCCGCCGCCCCCGGCCAGCCGACCACTGCCTCGGCTCTGGGCCGACACCCCGTAG